GTCAGCGGAACTGGAAGGTTGTCGTGTTCCCCGGTACCGGGTACGCCGGTTACTACAACCAGGCCGTGAGCAAGGATGCCCCGCACCCGGCAGCTGCTCGCCTCTGGCAGGAATTCCTCTACAGCGACGAGGGCCAGAACCTGTGGCTCGCTGGAGGCGCTCGCCCGGCCCGTGCCGAGGCCATGGAAACCGCCGGAACCATCGACACCGCGCTGTTCGATGCCCTCCCACAGACACCGGAGACCACGGTCGTGCCCACCGAGGCTCAAGCAGCCGCGGCCGCAACCCTGCTCGGTGAAAAGTGGGCGGCAGCTGTCCAGTAGTTTCCGTGCAACGGCAGCAGCCCTCGGGCTGCTGCCGTTCGCGGTTTATGTGCTGCTTTTTCTTGCCGTTCCCACCCTGATCGCGGTCGGGTCGGGTTTCGTCGACACCAACGGTGAGTTCACGCTCGCCACCGTGGCCGCACTGGGGGATCCCGTGGTGCTCGCCACCTTCGCCAGTTCCTTCTGGCTCTCGGCACTCACCGCCATCGTGGGCGCGGTGGTCGGAGCCATTGCCTGTTATGCCTTGCTTGGCCTGCGGCCCGACGGGCCACTGCGCGTCATGGTCGACTCACTCAGCGGCGTGCTGGCGCAATTTGGTGGCGTAATGCTCGCCTTTGCCTTCGTTGCCACCATCGGCATCCAGGGCATGATCACCGTCTACCTCCGCGACACCTTCGGGGTGAACCTCTTTGAGAACGGCGTGTGGCTCTACGAGACGCCGGGCCTCATTCTTCCCTACATCTACTTTCAGGTACCACTCATGATCATTACGTTCATGCCTGCCCTGCAATCGCTCAAACCGCAGTGGGCCGAAGCGAACGCCACCCTCGGCGGGGGAACGAGAAGCTATTGGTTGCACATCGCCTTCCCGGTACTGGCACCCTCCTTCCTCGGCAGCCTGCTGTTGCTCTTTGCCAACGCGTTTTCGTCGTACGCGACCGCTGCGGCGCTGGTGAGTCAGGGATCGCAAATCGTCCCGTTACAGATTCGAGCAGCGCTCACGAGTGAGACTCTGCTGGGTCGGTCGAATTTGGCCGGAGCGCTGGCGCTGGGAATGATCGTGGTGATGGCGATTGTGATGACCGGATATTCTCTGCTGCAGTCTCGAGCAGCCAGGTGGCAGCGATGAGCGGCGGCCTGCGGATCACGGGCGGAGTTGCGCACGCACCGTCTCGCGTGACCCGCACAGTGCTCCTCGGCACCATTGGGCTGGTCTTTGCCGTGCCGATTGTGGCCATGATCGAATTCACCTTGCGCGCCGGACTTGACGGCGGCCACGATGGAAGCCGTTGGATCGCACTGTTCCAGAACGGGTTCACGGGGGTCTACCGAACCGTTCTCGTGGGGCTCGGTAACTCGGTCACCCTCGCTATCGGCACGGTCGCCCTGGTGTTGCTTCTACTGGTGCCCACCATGCTGCTCGTTCACATTCGGTTTCCGCGCCTGCGTCGTGTGCTCGAGCTGATCTGCATTCTGCCCATCAGTATTCCAGCGATCGTGCTCGTCGTCGGTCTCGCCCCCGTGTACTCGACCGTTGCCCGCGTCTTTGGCAGTGGCGTGTGGACACTTGCTTTTGCCTACGGCATCACGGTGTTGCCGTTCGCGTACCGGGCTATTCAATCCAACCTTGATGGCGTCGACGTGAAGACCCTCAGTGAGGCCGCCCGCACGCTCGGTGCGAGTTGGGGCACCACACTCGTGCGCGTGCTTGTGCCGAACCTCCGCCGGGGAATTTTGGCGGGAGCCTTCATCGCGGTTGCGGTGGTTCTCGGCGAGTTCACCATTGCCTCTCTCCTCAATCGTGTCAACCTGCAAACCACACTCGTCGTTGTCAGCAAGACCGACCCGTACGCGGCGGTGATTCTGTCCCTGCTCGCCCTCGCGTTTGCGTTCCTGCTGCTGCTCGTGATCGGCCGACTCGGCGCCGCACCTCGTCATTCACGAAAGCCCCGTCCTCGGAAAGGCACCACCTCATGACCACCGCACCCGCCACTGTTCAGACGAGTCGCCCGGCCCAACCGGGCACTGTCGTGGAATTCACCGGTGTCGTGAAGAATTACGCCGGGCATCAGGCGCTCGCCGGGTTTGATCTTACGCTCCACGCGGGTGAATTCGTTGCGCTACTGGGTCCGAGCGGCAGCGGAAAGACCACGGCACTGCGAGTTCTGGCCGGCCTCGAATCGGTCGATGGTGGCAGCATCACGATCAACGGCGAGGACGTGTCGGTGCTGCCCACCAGCAAGCGGGACATGGGAATGGTTTTCCAGTCTTACTCACTCTTTCCGCACCTGAACGCCGGCCAGAATGTGGAATTCGGCCTGCGCATGCGCGGAATCAAGCCCGCCGAGCGTCGGGACCGCGCCCAAGCGGCCCTGGAACTGGTGGGGCTGCACGAGCATTTTGCACGATTCGCGCACGAACTCTCGGGTGGTCAGCAGCAGCGCGTGGCATTGGCCCGGGCGCTCGTGACCGAGCCGCGCGTGCTGCTGCTCGATGAGCCGCTCTCGGCACTCGATGCCAAGGTTCGTGTTGCGCTTCGCGAGGAGATCCGCCGCATTCAGACCAGTCTCGGCATCACCACGCTCTTCGTGACCCATGACCAGGACGAGGCACTTGCCGTGGCGGACCGGGTGGCTGTGATGCGGGCCGGAATGATCGAACAGGTGGGAACGCCGGAAGAACTCTACAGTCGACCGGCGAGCCCTTTCGTGGCCAACTTTGTGGGGCTTAGCAATCGGGTGAGCGGTGCGGTGCGTAACGGATGTGCCGAGGTCTTCGGCTTAAGGCTTCCGCTTCTCGATCCGGCGCACCCGGACGGTCCCGCCATGATCTCGGTTCGTCCGGAGGACATCGAATTTTGCGATGGTGGGCTCGCGGGCACGGTCGAAAGCTCAAGCTTTCTCGGCTCGCTGCGGCGCACAACGGTGCGCCTCGCCGACGGTGCCGTCGTGTTTCTTCAGCATGCCGCCAGCGTGCGGCCGGGCATCGGCGAACAGGTATTTCTCAGGTTAACCGGAGCTCCCGTGTCTGTCGAAGCCGCTACAGCGCAGGCCGATCTAGAATAATCGGGTGACGGAATCTACGGGCAAATCGAGCACAGGCAAACGGGTCATTCTGCGCACTCGGGTGGAGGCGGAAGCGTCGCTCCCGCCGGTGTCCCCGCCCCCGTTTAACGGGGTCGACGAGAACATCCCACCCGGCATTCGACTGGCCGGAGCATGGTCGTGGCGACTGATCGTGATTGCGGCCGCACTTGCCGTTCTCATCTTCCTTATTATTCAGCTGCGGCTCATCGTGATTCCGCTTTTGGTCGCTGTTCTGGTCTCGGCGCTTCTCGTGCCTTTCGTGGGGTTTCTGCAGCGACACCGCTGGCCCAAGGGGCTGGCCGTTGCCACAGCCATGCTCGGCACGCTCGTGATCGTTGCCGGGTTGATCACGTTGGCCACCACGCAGATCGCGGATGGAACGGCGGGCTTGAGTGCTCGGCTCTCGGAAACGTATAACAATTTCCGGGGCTTTTTGTCCGGAGCGCCGCTCAATCTCAGCGAGACGGACATTAACCGTTACCTGGAGCAGGGGTGGACGGCAATTCAGAACGATAGCCAGGTGTTCATCAGCGGTGCACTCTCGGTCGGAACCACCGTTGGGCATCTGCTCACCGGTTTACTGCTGGCACTTTTCAGCCTGCTGTTCATCCTCATCGATGGCAAGACCATCTGGGCCTGGATTGTGCGGCTGTTCCCGAGGCGAGCCCAGCTCGCGGTGAACGGCGCCGGCGTCGCGGGCTGGACCACTCTCGGTAATTTCGCCAAGGTGCAGATTCTGGTGGCGTCCATCGATGCTGTCGGCATCGGACTCGGTGCCGCGCTGCTCGGAGTCCCCATGGCCATTCCGATCGGGATCCTGGTGTTTCTCGGCTCCTTCATTCCCATCATCGGCGCCGTAGCGACCGGAATTGTGGCCGTGGTGATTGCGCTGTTCTTCAACAGCTGGGTGACCGCGCTACTCATGCTGGGCGTCGTTCTCCTGGTGCAGCAGGTGGAAGGCCACGTTCTGCAGCCGCTCATCATGGGAACGGCGGTCAAGGTGCATCCGCTCGGCGTGGTTCTGGTCGTTGCGGCGGGTGCGCTGCTCGCCGGGATTCCGGGCGCTCTGTTCGCGGTCCCCATCGCAGCGGTGATAAATGTAATGACGTCGTATTTGGCAGGGGGAAGTTGGCGGGAGGGTGCAGACTTGACTCAGGCCACGACGGGCTCTACTTTGTGGCGCACGGTTCCACGGCGGCCCGGTTACCGACAGCGCTCGATTCAGATCAACCACGGAAAGCACTGACATGACAGAACTGACTCTCGCCGGACCAACACTCGCCGACTTTGAGGCCGCACGACTGGTCGTGTCGCGGGTGGCTGACGTCACCCCCATGGAAAGCTCCCGCCACCTCGCCGACCTGCTCGGCGCGCCCGTGCACCTCAAGTGTGAAAACCTGCAGCGCACCGGCTCCTATAAGATTCGGGGTGCCTACAATCGGCTCTCCAAGCTCACGGCCGAGGAACGATCGCACGGCGTCGTTGCGGCCTCAGCGGGAAACCATGCCCAGGGCGTTGCGTTCGCGGCGCGGGAGCTCGGCATTAAGGCCACCATCTTCATGCCGGTCGGGGTGGCGTTGCCCAAGTTGCAGGCCACTCGGGCCTATGGAGCAGATGTCGTTCTGCGCGGTAATACCGTAGCCGAACCGCTCGTGGCTGCGGCGGAGTATGCGCGCACAACGGGCGCCATCCTGATCCCCCCCTTTGATCACGAGGACGTTGTGGCTGGGCAAGGAACGGTGGGGCTCGAAATTCTTGACCAGGTGCCCGATGTGGAGACCGTGGTGGTCCCCATTGGTGGAGGCGGCCTCATCTCTGGTGTGGCGAGCGTTCTGAAGCAGACGGCAGCGCGCGAGGGTCGACGCATTCGGGTGATCGGGGTTCAGGCAGAAAATGCCGCCGCCTACCCTCCGTCCCTCGCGGCGGGTGAGCCGATTGTCATCAGCATGCTTCCGACCATCTCCGACGGCATTGCTGTCGCCAAGCCCGGAATGCTCAATTTCGCCATCATCCGCGACGTTGTGGACGAGGTTGTCACGGTGAGCGAGGACGACACGGCGCGGGCGCTGCTCGTTCTTCTGGAGCGCGCCAAGCTGGTGGTTGAACCTGCTGGAGCGGTTGCTGTTGCGGCCATCCTGGCCGGAAAGGTGAGCGCGACGGGTCCGACCGTGGCGATTCTGTCAGGCGGCAACATTGATCCGCTGCTCATGCAGCGTGTCATCAGCCACGGCCTCGCGGCATCCGGTCGCTACCTCACTCTGCGCATCATGCTTCCGGACCGTCCCGGCCAGCTGGCCCGGGTTTCAGAACTCTTGGCACAGGTGCACGCGAACGTCGTCGAAGTGCTGCATACCCGTCACGGTGTGGGCCTGCAGATCAGTCAGGTGGAACTGGACGTGAGCGTGGAAACTCGCGGGCCGGAGCACCGCGAGCAGGTCGTGGCGGTGCTGCGCGAAGCGGGCTTCAACCCGCAGCTTGACTAACGGCGGGGCACACGGGCACAGCGAAGCGGCCGGTAGAATCGTGAGATTCGGTCGGCCGCTTTCGGTGTGAAACGGGACATCTGCCCGGCGGGGATTAGCCCGTGAAGGTCTCGACGTTGGAGATTTCCACGGCAATCGACTTGCCGCTCGGTGTCGTGTACGTGGTCGAGCCGCCCACCTTCAGGCCAAGAATTGCAGCTCCGAGGGGGCTCTGCTCACTGAAGACGTCCAGGTCGCTGCTGCCGCCGATTTCTCGACTGCCGATCAAGAATCGGCTCACGTCGCCCGCGATGGTGGCCGTGATCACCGTTCCGGGCACGACAACACCCGTGCTTTCGGGAGCCTGGCCCACCTCGGCGTGCCGGAGCAGAACGACGAGGGTGCGTATGCGCGCCTCCATCTTGCCCTGCTCCTCTTTGGCGGCGTGGTAACCGGCGTTCTCCTTGAGATCGCCCTCTTCCCGCGCCGACTCAATCTTCTTTGCAATGTCGTCGCGCCCGAGGGTGCTCAGGTTAGCTAGTTCCGCAGCCAGACGGTCGTGGGCTGCCTGAGTAAGCCAGGTGACCGTTGTGTCGGTAGTCACGGTTCATCTCCTTCATTGAGCTTGGGTGCACGTCGCCCAACCCGCGGGTTGTGAGGTGCGCAGATATAGTCGTCGCCCCAACGAAGTCAGGGCGAATATCCCATTTTAGGTCAGCCAGCACTGGTAAATCAAACCGGTGTTGCTTAGATCGGTGGTGCGAAGCACCTGCGTGAACGAGCGGGTGTACAGGTCAGAGGGGGGAATGTCGACGACCTTCCACCCCACCACGGTGAAGGACTCGTTGAGGGCCTGCACCGCACAGCTGGCCGTGGAGTTGGCCGGCATCGACACCTCAAACGTCACGCTGATGCTGTGATCGTCAATGATGCTGTGGCGAGTGTCGCGCGCTTCGATTTTTTCCGAGGCACCGTCAAGCCCGGTCCAGACCACCCACGCCACCAGCACAATGGCGAAGATTCCGCCGAGCCCCCAGAGCAACCTCGCGTCCCGGGTGCGTGAGGCGCGCGTTCGGCCGTATCTGTTCTCCAGAACGGTGCTTTCTGGCTGCACCGCAACGGACGCTGCCGGCTTAGAGGACACTGGCGATTTCACACTCCCGGATCAACGATTAGGCTAGAACCTAAGGTTATCCGGCATTCCTGAGGAGTATGGTGACGCTACGACTTTTGGCAGTGCACGCACATCCCGACGACGAGTCGAGCAAGGGTGCGGCGACGTACGCGTATTACAGCAGTATCGGTGCTGAAGTGCTCATTGTGAGCTGCACGGGTGGCGAGCGCGGCAGCATCCTGAACCCCGCGTTGGCCGATCACGCCATGGCGGAACGCGATCTGTCGGGGCTTCGCCGCCTCGAGATGCAGCAGGCCCAGGAGCACCTGGGTGTGCAACACCGCTGGCTGGGTTTTGTCGACTCGGGAATGGACGAGGACGGTTCCGTGCCGGCGAGCTCTTTTGCGGGCATTCCCCTTGAGTTCGAAACCGAACCACTCGTGAACATCATTCGGGAGTTTCGGCCGCAGGTTCTGGTCACCTACGACGAAAAGGGCGGGTATCCGCATCCGGATCACATTCGCACCCACGAAGTGTCGCTGGCGGCCTACCGTGCGGCTGCCGACCCCGAGCAGTTTCCGTCGAGTGGTGAGGCCTGGCAGATCGACAAGCTCTACTACGACCGCATCTTCAACCTCGAGCGCATCGACGCCATGTACCTCGAACTGAGTGTGGCCGAACCGGATTCGCCACTTCTCGAACCGCTGAGCGCGGCCCGGGAACGTCTGGAGGATTACCCCAAGTTGGCAACGTCTCACATCCCCGTCGGTGACTTCCTGGAGACACGAGACGCCGCTCTGCGTGCGCACGCGAGTCAGGTGTCTCCCGACAGCAGCTTCTTCTTTTGGCCGAACCACCTGGTGCGCAAGGCCTGGCCCTTCGAAGATTTCCAGCTCATTGAATCGAAAGTAGAAACCACAATGCCTGAATCCGATCTTTTCGCCGGAGTGGAGCGCACACAGTGACCCCCCTTGCTGTTCAGCTCGGTTTTCTGTTTGCTACCCCCGCGCCGATTGAGGTTGACCCCAACACGGTGACTCCCGGTGTGGTGGGCTTCTTTG
This sequence is a window from Cryobacterium sp. CG_9.6. Protein-coding genes within it:
- the mca gene encoding mycothiol conjugate amidase Mca, whose protein sequence is MVTLRLLAVHAHPDDESSKGAATYAYYSSIGAEVLIVSCTGGERGSILNPALADHAMAERDLSGLRRLEMQQAQEHLGVQHRWLGFVDSGMDEDGSVPASSFAGIPLEFETEPLVNIIREFRPQVLVTYDEKGGYPHPDHIRTHEVSLAAYRAAADPEQFPSSGEAWQIDKLYYDRIFNLERIDAMYLELSVAEPDSPLLEPLSAARERLEDYPKLATSHIPVGDFLETRDAALRAHASQVSPDSSFFFWPNHLVRKAWPFEDFQLIESKVETTMPESDLFAGVERTQ
- a CDS encoding ABC transporter permease subunit, producing the protein MSGGLRITGGVAHAPSRVTRTVLLGTIGLVFAVPIVAMIEFTLRAGLDGGHDGSRWIALFQNGFTGVYRTVLVGLGNSVTLAIGTVALVLLLLVPTMLLVHIRFPRLRRVLELICILPISIPAIVLVVGLAPVYSTVARVFGSGVWTLAFAYGITVLPFAYRAIQSNLDGVDVKTLSEAARTLGASWGTTLVRVLVPNLRRGILAGAFIAVAVVLGEFTIASLLNRVNLQTTLVVVSKTDPYAAVILSLLALAFAFLLLLVIGRLGAAPRHSRKPRPRKGTTS
- a CDS encoding ABC transporter ATP-binding protein codes for the protein MTTAPATVQTSRPAQPGTVVEFTGVVKNYAGHQALAGFDLTLHAGEFVALLGPSGSGKTTALRVLAGLESVDGGSITINGEDVSVLPTSKRDMGMVFQSYSLFPHLNAGQNVEFGLRMRGIKPAERRDRAQAALELVGLHEHFARFAHELSGGQQQRVALARALVTEPRVLLLDEPLSALDAKVRVALREEIRRIQTSLGITTLFVTHDQDEALAVADRVAVMRAGMIEQVGTPEELYSRPASPFVANFVGLSNRVSGAVRNGCAEVFGLRLPLLDPAHPDGPAMISVRPEDIEFCDGGLAGTVESSSFLGSLRRTTVRLADGAVVFLQHAASVRPGIGEQVFLRLTGAPVSVEAATAQADLE
- a CDS encoding DUF4307 domain-containing protein, whose protein sequence is MSSKPAASVAVQPESTVLENRYGRTRASRTRDARLLWGLGGIFAIVLVAWVVWTGLDGASEKIEARDTRHSIIDDHSISVTFEVSMPANSTASCAVQALNESFTVVGWKVVDIPPSDLYTRSFTQVLRTTDLSNTGLIYQCWLT
- the greA gene encoding transcription elongation factor GreA, which encodes MTTDTTVTWLTQAAHDRLAAELANLSTLGRDDIAKKIESAREEGDLKENAGYHAAKEEQGKMEARIRTLVVLLRHAEVGQAPESTGVVVPGTVITATIAGDVSRFLIGSREIGGSSDLDVFSEQSPLGAAILGLKVGGSTTYTTPSGKSIAVEISNVETFTG
- a CDS encoding AI-2E family transporter, whose amino-acid sequence is MTESTGKSSTGKRVILRTRVEAEASLPPVSPPPFNGVDENIPPGIRLAGAWSWRLIVIAAALAVLIFLIIQLRLIVIPLLVAVLVSALLVPFVGFLQRHRWPKGLAVATAMLGTLVIVAGLITLATTQIADGTAGLSARLSETYNNFRGFLSGAPLNLSETDINRYLEQGWTAIQNDSQVFISGALSVGTTVGHLLTGLLLALFSLLFILIDGKTIWAWIVRLFPRRAQLAVNGAGVAGWTTLGNFAKVQILVASIDAVGIGLGAALLGVPMAIPIGILVFLGSFIPIIGAVATGIVAVVIALFFNSWVTALLMLGVVLLVQQVEGHVLQPLIMGTAVKVHPLGVVLVVAAGALLAGIPGALFAVPIAAVINVMTSYLAGGSWREGADLTQATTGSTLWRTVPRRPGYRQRSIQINHGKH
- a CDS encoding ABC transporter permease is translated as MKSGRQLSSSFRATAAALGLLPFAVYVLLFLAVPTLIAVGSGFVDTNGEFTLATVAALGDPVVLATFASSFWLSALTAIVGAVVGAIACYALLGLRPDGPLRVMVDSLSGVLAQFGGVMLAFAFVATIGIQGMITVYLRDTFGVNLFENGVWLYETPGLILPYIYFQVPLMIITFMPALQSLKPQWAEANATLGGGTRSYWLHIAFPVLAPSFLGSLLLLFANAFSSYATAAALVSQGSQIVPLQIRAALTSETLLGRSNLAGALALGMIVVMAIVMTGYSLLQSRAARWQR
- the ilvA gene encoding threonine ammonia-lyase, which encodes MTELTLAGPTLADFEAARLVVSRVADVTPMESSRHLADLLGAPVHLKCENLQRTGSYKIRGAYNRLSKLTAEERSHGVVAASAGNHAQGVAFAARELGIKATIFMPVGVALPKLQATRAYGADVVLRGNTVAEPLVAAAEYARTTGAILIPPFDHEDVVAGQGTVGLEILDQVPDVETVVVPIGGGGLISGVASVLKQTAAREGRRIRVIGVQAENAAAYPPSLAAGEPIVISMLPTISDGIAVAKPGMLNFAIIRDVVDEVVTVSEDDTARALLVLLERAKLVVEPAGAVAVAAILAGKVSATGPTVAILSGGNIDPLLMQRVISHGLAASGRYLTLRIMLPDRPGQLARVSELLAQVHANVVEVLHTRHGVGLQISQVELDVSVETRGPEHREQVVAVLREAGFNPQLD